The genome window CGAATAATGGAGAGGGGATCCTGCGGCTGACGAGTATCACGGAGAAGGGCAGAGACGGGGGTGCGCTGCCGGCGTGGACGTTTGGCTATCGGATTGGCGCGGTGGGGACGCAGAACGGCTGGAAGAACCATACGCTGCTGGAGACGGCCAACAACGGGCAGGGCGGGAGCGTCACCTACAGCTACGCGAATGTGCCCCAATATCTGGATGGAAGGATGTGGCGGCAATACCAGCCGCTACCGGGTGAGCCAGATGGATGTGAGCGACGGGATGGGCGGTGTGCAGCGCACGGTGTACGACCATCAGAACCCGTGGGCATGGACGTCGGCTGGATTCCCGGCGTGCAACAATTTCGAGTTCGGCGGCTACAGTTTCGTGCGCAGCCAGGTGCAGGACGGGACGGGGACGCTGTACCGGGTGATGGAGAACAGCTATCATCAGCGCAACGGCAACGCGCCCGATCCGCGCAAGGGCAAGCGAGTCTGACATCAGCAAGAGCACAAGTCGAGCGCCGGGGCGACCCTGGCGCAGGTGGGGACGTTGTGGAATAGTGTGACGACGAAGGGTACCAACTGGGTGCGCAGCGAAATCGTGACCAACACGCTGGGGACCAGCAGCCAGGCGACGACGTACGAGTACCTGACGACCAGCCAAAACAATGCGCAGTACGGCAATGTGACGGCGATGCGCACCTACAGCGACACGGTGGGAACGCTGTACCGTTCGCAGGAAACCTTCTACTTCCCGGCCAACACGAGTGGCGGCGTGTACATCGTGAATCGGCCGGCGCAGCAGTTCCTGAAAGACGCAACGGGCGCGTGCAACGGGGAGACGCGCTATTTCTATGACAACAAGACATCCTACGCACAGACGCCGAGCAAGGGGGATGTGACGAAGGTGCGGGTGGGGCAGACGAGCTGCGGGGGCAGTTGGGCCGACACGCGATACCTCTACGACGACTGGGGTAATTCGAAGATCGTGACCGACACACTGGGTCACATGATCACGACCACCTACGATACGACGGCCGGCGCCTGGCCGATGCTGTACGCCTTGCCGACGAGTATGATTGCGCCGCTCGTAGGGACAACCACCTACGCCTGGGACAAGGTGTTGGGACAGGTGACGAGCGTGACGGACCCGAACCTGGCGACCACCAGCTACAGCTACGATCAGTGGGGGCGGCAGACGCAGGTCATCGAACCCGGCGACGATGCGACCAACCCGACGCTGCGCTTGACTTACACCCATTACGCGGGGTCGGGGTCGCCGTACTGGGTGAAGCAGGAGCAGAAGGAGAGCGGATCGAACTACCTGGAGAGTCGCACGTTCTACGACGGCATGGGACGGGTGGTGCAGACGCAGGCCGAGGCGGCAAGCAGCAGTCAGAGCATCCTCGTCAACACGCAATACCAGCCGTTGGGGGTGTTGCGAGCGAGCGTACCCTACACCTACACCGCGGCGTCTGGGCGGGTACCGGGCGCCGGACTGGGCGCAACCACAGGCGGCCAATCACCTACGACAGCCTGGGCCGGGTGACGCAGGTGACGCAGGCGGACGGCACGACGGTCAAGAGTTTCTACCAGAATCGGCAGACCGCGGTGCTGGATGCGCTGAACCGGCAGACGATCTCGGAGACCGATGCGGTGGGGCGGCTGTACCGGGTGCAGCAGTACCTGGTCACGGTCAATGGGCAGCCCGACTGGGGTGCGACGGTGTATGCGCACTCCATCTACACCTACACGGTGAGCGACCAGCTCGAGCAGATGACCGGGCCGGATGAGGCATTGACCACGATGACTTACGATCTGTTGGGGCGCAAGACGCGCATGACAGACCCGGACATGGGCATTTGGAGTTACACCTACGATGCGGCCGGGAATCTCACACGACAGACCGACGCGAGAGGTTGCGTCATCACCTTCAGCTACGATGGCCTCAACCGGGTGAAGGGCAAGACCTACAGCGGGTCGAGTGGATGCAGTGCGACGGCGGTGGGTTACACGTATGACAGCGGCACAACCGGCAAGGGGAGACGCACCGGGATGAGCGACAGCTCCGGCAGCGCGAGTTGGACCTACGACGGCCGCGGACGGGTAACGCAGGAGAGCAAGGCCATCAACGGAACGGGCGGCGGTACGTTCGTGACGCAGTGGAGTTACGATTCCGCCGATCGGCCGCTGTGGATGAAATACCCCGGCGGTGCGAGTCAGATTGGCGAGCAGGTACACTATGCGTACACGACGCAGGGGTTGCTCGACACAGTGCGCAGCAACGGCAGCACCTACTATGTCGGCAAGACGCAGTACAACGAGCGCGGGCAGGTGATGGAACGCTGGCTGGGCAGCACGACCGGGGTGGTGAAGCAGTTGTACGCCTACAGTGTGGCCGAGAACTTCCGCCTGGTGAGCCTGAAGGCAGGCACAGGTGCGACCAACGACAACCGGCAGAAGATCAGCTACACGTACGATGATGCGGGCAACGTGCTGACGATCACGGATGCGGCGGCGTATGGCTGCCGCCAGACGCAGAAGTTCACATATGACACGCTGGACCGGCTGAGCACAGCCTCACGTCGAGCGGCGCCAACTGCTCACGGCTGACGGCACTGGCTACAAACAGCGCAGCTATGCCTACAGCAATGCAGGCAACATCACCAATTTCGAGGGCACAGGCACGAATCTCTACTATCAGAATGGCGCACAAGCACGCGGTGACCCACATCGGGCGGCAGGCTATCAGAAATACTGGTACGATGCGAACGGCAACGCCACACGACGCATCAACGGCAGCCAGGACATCACGCTGACCTACAACGCCGAGAACCGGCTGACAGGCATGAGCGGCGGCGTGACTTCGAGCTACGTCTACGACGCCGACGGCAACCGGGTCAAGGAGACCATCGCGGCGTCACACGCGTCTTTGTGGGGAACACTTACGAAGTAGACAACGGCACGGTCAAGAAGTATTATTACGCTGGCGCGATGCGGGTGGCCGAGAGCAGCGGCGGTGTGCTCTACTATCTGCTGACGGATCATCTTGGCTCCACCGCGCTGACGCTGGACAGCAGCGGCGCCCGCGTGACCGAGCTACGCTACTATCCCTTTGGTGCGGCGCGTTACAACGCCGGCAACCAGGTGACGACCTACCGTTTCACCGGTCAGCGTTGGGATAGCGGCACGGCGTTGTATTTCTACCAGTCCCGCTGGTACGACCCGCTCATCGGGCGATTCCTGGCCGCGGATACGATCGTTCCTCAGCCGCAAAATCCGCAGAATCTGAACCGGTACAGCTACGTCGGGAATCAACCTCTACGCTTCGTAGATCCCAGCGGCCATGCTGGAGTAGATTTCTGGGGCGGTGGTGGCGACGCTGGCGCAGGCATCGGGTTGGTTGTGGCCCTCATCATGACCCAGGCGCAGGGGGCGGTTTACCAATACGGCCCGGTTGCAGCCGAGATTACCTGGTTGTATGGGAATCAAACCATCGCCGCGGGGGATCAGATCAGCCAGGCTGTACAGAATGCCGGTCAGGGCGGCAATACGGCGGGACCGGGTGGGCTGGACCCGAACGATCCTCGCTTCAAACAGGGGACTGAGCAGGCGGCACAAACGCAAGGAAGCGCGGTCACATCGCGCGGATTGAACGTCTTCTCGCGAGCGGCAGAGTTCGGCATCAAGTCCTACAACCAGTTAAGCAAGATGACAAGCGCTACCGGCTTGCGGGCGCATCATCTGATTGAGCAAAGGTTCGCAGAACGTCTGGGACTGAACACCGGAAGGATGTCCAGCATCGCCTTGACGCCGGAGGAGCATCAAATCTTCACGAATATGTGGCGGGCAGAGATCGGCCACATCGGTGATCGATCAGCACTCACTACGGCAACCGCCACTCTGCAGGATGTCTGGACGGCGGCTCAACGCATATATGCACAGCACCCAGAGCTCCTTGAGGCTGTAAGGCAGGATTTGTTCGGGCAATAACGGAGGATCTAGTGAAAATATGGCATAGAATTACCTTCGGCAAGCATGAAGGGGTGGAACATGTGATTGATAGCTTGGGTGTCAAGATCACGAAGACGCCGGGCTTCGATGGATACTATATAATCACGTTCGAGATCGATGAGACTGACCCACGCTGGCCCCAGATCGCTGAACTAGTCAGAGACAAGCAGGCGCCTGATTTCTACAATACCACCTTCACGCCACAGGAAATCTACGCTGCCGAGTGGATCCGTCTGATGCCGACCTTCGAGCAGGGTTACCCGCAGCCAAAGGAGGGCTGGGAGCTCGCGACCTACGCGCACGAGTGCCCGCAGTGTGGCGCCGGCTACCGCCAGCAGGCGCCGTTTCACCTGGCCAAGGAGCCGCGCTTGGGCAGACACGACTTCATGTCGTTCTACTGGGCCTATACGGTGTTCGTCACGCCCAAAGTCCTCGATGTCTTGGCTGCGCAGGGTATCCGCGGCTACGAACGGTGGGATGCGCTCATCCACCGTACCGGTCAGCCGTCGCAAGTTGTTTCCCAGTTGTTCTTTCCCATCGTGGCTGGGCCAGGCCTGGCCGAGGAAGATAAACTGCAGCCGGAAACCTGTGCCCAGTGCGGCCTCACCAAGTACGGCTACCACAAGCGCGGGTACATGCACATCAAGCGCGCCGCGCTGCGTTCGGACGTAGACGTGCAATTGACACACGAATGGATCGGCAGCGGCGGGCACAGCGGTTTCCGGGAGATCCTGATCTCGAACCGTTTGGCACGGCTGGTCCTGGAAAACAACTGGCGCGGTGTCAGTCTCAAGCCCGTTGAGCTGATCTGACCATCCCCCTGTGGGATGGTTTGCGAGCGTCCTCCCAGGAGTGCGTGTAATCCTGGGAGGACGGTCATCCGCGCGGCAATTCCCTTCGAGTCCGCCCGACCTGCCAAGCGGCAAGCGACCTTTACCAGCGGTACAAATGCGGGGATCTACCTGTTGGCGACAGCGGCCACGGGTGCGGAACGCGGGAACAGCTACCGGGTGTGGCAGGATGCAACCCATGTCCGTATCTACGAGAACGCCAGCACCAGCTACCTCCTCGTCGCCAGTTTTCCTGTGAGCAATACGGCCGGGCAGACGCACAGCTACCAGGTGATCTACGATCCGTTGACGGGCAAGGTGCAAGTGTGGCGGGACAACGTCTACCTGGGAAGCTGGACTGACACGACACCGCTCCTCAGCGGGAGCTACCTTTCGCTGCGCACCGATGCGTCCAACGTGCTGTTCGACAATTTGGTGGTGTCGGAGGTAGTGAAGTATTACCAGGCGGGGGGTCAGCGGGTGGCGCTGCGCAAGAACGGTGCGGTGAGCTACCTGTTCGGAGATCATCTGGGCAGCACCAGCGTGACGGCGGACGCGACCGGGGTGCGCACAGCGGAGTTGTGGTACAAGCCGTGGGGAGAGAATCGAGGGACGCCCTATCAGACAACGCCGACGCAGCGGCGCTTCACCGGGCAGGTGCTGGACGAGGTGGCGGGCGGGTTGTATTTTTACAATGCGAGATACTACGACCCGGCGCTGGGGCGATTCATCAGCGCGGATACGATCGTGCCTAGTCCCCAAAATCCGCAAAATCTCAACAGATACAGCTACGTCGGGAACCAACCGACCGCCTATGTTGACCCAACAGGACACGCACACTGCGTGGACACAGATTGTGCAGTCACCTGGCATCCCACCAAACATCGCTATATGATCAGCCCTGGCGCGCCTGGTGTTCGCAGTGTTGCCCAGAGCATTGTCGCTGACTTGGGCGGGGTCAACGATCTCGAAGCAATGGCTGTGATTTCTGACGTGGCGGCTGGCCTCTATCGAACTTGGGACCGTTTCATGCCTGAAATGGGCAAGATATTCACGGGATCGCCCGCTTACGGAACCTTCGGCCTGATAGCGCCAGCTCTCTCAACCATGCTCGGATTGGGGGGCGGCGGCTGTGCCGGCGTCGGTCGAGAACCGCACGATTGCCCAAGCAACACAGTCTACTTTCACGATACTGGCTTCCATTCGAACTTTCAAGATTATCACAACCAACCGTATCATATGTGGGGGTACATCGCCCAAACGGCGACACCCGGAGATATCATCAGTTTCGAACTGAACTTCATCCTATCTCAGTGGGGCAATCTCATACACGAGCAAGTACAAAGCAAGCTCAACTTGGATAGCGGATGGGGCACCAGTTGGCAGGACTGGGTTCTTTCAGAGGCTGGGGTATTGATCGGTTACAAGATTACTTATAATCTGATTACATCCCCTGCGGAGTTGGGTGACACACTCAGACGAGATCTCGGCCCACTTGG of Candidatus Amarolinea dominans contains these proteins:
- a CDS encoding RHS repeat-associated core domain-containing protein, producing the protein MVCERPPRSACNPGRTVIRAAIPFESARPAKRQATFTSGTNAGIYLLATAATGAERGNSYRVWQDATHVRIYENASTSYLLVASFPVSNTAGQTHSYQVIYDPLTGKVQVWRDNVYLGSWTDTTPLLSGSYLSLRTDASNVLFDNLVVSEVVKYYQAGGQRVALRKNGAVSYLFGDHLGSTSVTADATGVRTAELWYKPWGENRGTPYQTTPTQRRFTGQVLDEVAGGLYFYNARYYDPALGRFISADTIVPSPQNPQNLNRYSYVGNQPTAYVDPTGHAHCVDTDCAVTWHPTKHRYMISPGAPGVRSVAQSIVADLGGVNDLEAMAVISDVAAGLYRTWDRFMPEMGKIFTGSPAYGTFGLIAPALSTMLGLGGGGCAGVGREPHDCPSNTVYFHDTGFHSNFQDYHNQPYHMWGYIAQTATPGDIISFELNFILSQWGNLIHEQVQSKLNLDSGWGTSWQDWVLSEAGVLIGYKITYNLITSPAELGDTLRRDLGPLGPGSRGRLQQLESNYGKLRGSP
- a CDS encoding RHS repeat protein — protein: MTTKGTNWVRSEIVTNTLGTSSQATTYEYLTTSQNNAQYGNVTAMRTYSDTVGTLYRSQETFYFPANTSGGVYIVNRPAQQFLKDATGACNGETRYFYDNKTSYAQTPSKGDVTKVRVGQTSCGGSWADTRYLYDDWGNSKIVTDTLGHMITTTYDTTAGAWPMLYALPTSMIAPLVGTTTYAWDKVLGQVTSVTDPNLATTSYSYDQWGRQTQVIEPGDDATNPTLRLTYTHYAGSGSPYWVKQEQKESGSNYLESRTFYDGMGRVVQTQAEAASSSQSILVNTQYQPLGVLRASVPYTYTAASGRVPGAGLGATTGGQSPTTAWAG
- a CDS encoding RHS repeat-associated core domain-containing protein codes for the protein MRVAESSGGVLYYLLTDHLGSTALTLDSSGARVTELRYYPFGAARYNAGNQVTTYRFTGQRWDSGTALYFYQSRWYDPLIGRFLAADTIVPQPQNPQNLNRYSYVGNQPLRFVDPSGHAGVDFWGGGGDAGAGIGLVVALIMTQAQGAVYQYGPVAAEITWLYGNQTIAAGDQISQAVQNAGQGGNTAGPGGLDPNDPRFKQGTEQAAQTQGSAVTSRGLNVFSRAAEFGIKSYNQLSKMTSATGLRAHHLIEQRFAERLGLNTGRMSSIALTPEEHQIFTNMWRAEIGHIGDRSALTTATATLQDVWTAAQRIYAQHPELLEAVRQDLFGQ
- a CDS encoding RHS repeat protein, with translation MTQADGTTVKSFYQNRQTAVLDALNRQTISETDAVGRLYRVQQYLVTVNGQPDWGATVYAHSIYTYTVSDQLEQMTGPDEALTTMTYDLLGRKTRMTDPDMGIWSYTYDAAGNLTRQTDARGCVITFSYDGLNRVKGKTYSGSSGCSATAVGYTYDSGTTGKGRRTGMSDSSGSASWTYDGRGRVTQESKAINGTGGGTFVTQWSYDSADRPLWMKYPGGASQIGEQVHYAYTTQGLLDTVRSNGSTYYVGKTQYNERGQVMERWLGSTTGVVKQLYAYSVAENFRLVSLKAGTGATNDNRQKISYTYDDAGNVLTITDAAAYGCRQTQKFTYDTLDRLSTASRRAAPTAHG